In a genomic window of Candidatus Cloacimonadota bacterium:
- a CDS encoding HIT domain-containing protein, translating into MNKKYLYSPWRIDYILGEKPDDCVMCRAKDADHDRDNLILYRGKHCYIMLNRYPYNNGHLMIVPYIHKSSLFELDTKTWHEACDLVRICELAFRNAYNPDGINVGINLGSAAGAGIAEHLHIHMVPRWNGDSNFMSVVAGERVIPEAFETSYERLRANIFKQIKNNE; encoded by the coding sequence ATGAATAAAAAATATCTGTATTCACCCTGGCGCATAGATTATATTCTTGGAGAAAAACCTGATGATTGTGTAATGTGCAGAGCAAAAGATGCTGATCACGACAGAGATAATTTGATCTTGTATCGAGGTAAACATTGCTATATAATGCTTAATAGATATCCATATAATAATGGGCACCTGATGATTGTTCCCTATATTCATAAAAGTAGCTTGTTTGAACTGGATACGAAAACCTGGCACGAAGCATGTGACTTGGTTCGTATTTGTGAGCTTGCTTTTAGAAATGCATACAATCCCGATGGCATAAATGTGGGCATCAATCTTGGCAGTGCCGCCGGAGCCGGAATAGCAGAACACTTGCATATTCACATGGTTCCGCGCTGGAATGGAGATAGCAATTTTATGAGTGTTGTTGCTGGTGAACGAGTAATACCGGAAGCTTTTGAAACAAGCTATGAAAGGTTGAGAGCCAATATCTTTAAGCAGATTAAGAACAATGAATGA
- a CDS encoding LytR C-terminal domain-containing protein, with translation MNEQLDLTTKPPNKKWYSKAWIRYLIVLLAVLGLGYLLISRSLNSDNKLTNYDEDQLPAIKVLVLNGCGYEQLATEFSAHLANKNIDVISVGDTPKPIYDKSIIVMRKEDKNDLERLMRMTGIQRWTSALNEYHNADFDIIVGRDYEEFMK, from the coding sequence ATGAATGAGCAGTTGGATTTGACAACAAAGCCACCAAATAAAAAGTGGTACTCAAAAGCTTGGATACGGTATCTTATAGTATTACTGGCTGTTTTGGGGCTCGGATATCTATTGATTTCACGTTCGCTAAACAGCGATAATAAACTTACAAACTACGATGAAGACCAACTTCCGGCTATTAAAGTACTGGTGTTGAATGGGTGCGGATACGAGCAACTTGCCACAGAATTTTCTGCCCATTTGGCAAATAAGAATATCGATGTGATTAGCGTTGGAGATACTCCCAAACCCATATACGATAAAAGTATTATCGTGATGCGCAAGGAAGATAAAAATGACCTGGAAAGATTGATGCGAATGACGGGAATCCAGCGCTGGACAAGTGCCTTAAATGAATATCACAATGCAGATTTTGATATTATTGTAGGGCGTGACTATGAAGAATTCATGAAATA